From Trichoderma atroviride chromosome 1, complete sequence, one genomic window encodes:
- a CDS encoding uncharacterized protein (BUSCO:EOG092D3LGX): MAASAAVSAQEAQQMPFIRNLASSDRKLRTESLASLQSFLSSRQSLSPLDARKLWTGLYYALWMTDRPRPQQALASDLANLVSGLQSACVEPWLAAFWSVLGTQWPHIEALRLDKFLLLVRRVFSAHVRIVKEQGYKGDLAEQVVGVFAKWCFDAEDEERVALGLRLHVLDVWVDELEREGAIAAAKEGNEDAKVFVEKVGALVEALKRCPVKSLRQRAADSHDDERLPWAEKNEEDEEDEDMDGAEGGEGDEWGGLDN; the protein is encoded by the exons ATGgctgcctccgccgccgtctcTGCGCAAGAAGCGCAGCAGATGCCCTTTATCAGAAACCTCGCCTCCAGCG ACCGCAAACTGCGCACCGAATCCCTCGCCTCGCTGCAGTCCTTCCTCTCGTCCCGCCAATCCCTCTCGCCCCTCGACGCCCGCAAGCTCTGGACAGGCCTCTACTACGCCCTCTGGATGACCGACCGCCCACGACCCCAGCAGGCCCTCGCCTCTGACCTTGCCAATCTCGTGTCTGGCCTGCAATCCGCCTGCGTCGAGCCCTGGCTCGCGGCCTTTTGGTCCGTCCTCGGCACGCAGTGGCCGCACATTGAGGCGCTGCGATTGGATAAGTTTTTACTTCTCGTGAGGAGAGTCTTTAGCGCGCATGTGAGAATTGTCAAGGAGCAGGGCTACAAGGGCGATTTGGCAGAGCAGGTCGTGGGTGTATTTGCGAAATGGTGCTTTGAtgcagaagacgaggagagagTTGCGCTAGGACTGAGGCTGCACGTGCTAGATGTGTGGGTGGATGAACTCGAGCGCGAGGGCGCCATTGCTGCCGCGAAAGAGGGAAATGAGGACGCAAAGGTGTTTGTGGAAAAGGTTGGCGCTCTGGTTGAGGCGCTCAAGAGGTGTCCTGTCAAGTCTTTGCGACAGCGCGCGGCGGATAGCCACGATGACGAGAGATTGCCGTGGGCGGAGAAgaatgaggaagatgaggaggatgaagacatGGATGGAGCAGAGGGTGGTGAGGGTGATGAATGGGGTGGCCTAGACAACTAA